The Osmerus eperlanus chromosome 22, fOsmEpe2.1, whole genome shotgun sequence genome window below encodes:
- the LOC134008735 gene encoding uncharacterized protein LOC134008735: MQQLEDLLQDSENIESQDFVQQPPLSSWSQRQKEVQQCWQQARPQNLENLLSAENIVQMTCNHCHVKEAVIRCGECMPSEWFCAECDGLVHKHHTLHNRQTIMDGFFKYIPPTESVTLHDGKYIICEQDCVLPTALPQRICSCDTADAAVSVGRSIILVCINGRYDLHVPVLTCKHCNQKWAPEVSDFVKSGYWPATMQAQTLFHQDLFHSFEAMKTAAPGMSRQTFTAMLDQRTKQYGRTGKVNADAFQRSFLQFVYCNYEENQLLGKEPLACPACSPEMVGVSVDGNRKLYRFQKTNQSEEPGFFDGVFLARDSEVSSFVEEVRGTVMSTAGKAMCGDSK; the protein is encoded by the exons ATGCAGCAGCTTGAGGACCTTCTACAGGACTCAGAGAACATTGAATCGCAAGATTTTGTTCAGCAGCCACCATTGTCCAGTTGGAGTCAAAGGCAGAAAGAGGTCCAACAATGTTGGCAACAGGCGAGGCCACAGAACCTTGAAAATTTACTTTCTGCTGAGAACATCGTCCAGATGACATGCAATCACTGTCACGTGAAAGAAGCTGTCATCCGTTGTGGGGAATGTATGCCCTCAGAGTGGTTTTGTGCTGAGTGTGATGGCTTGGTGCATAAACACCACACTCTACACAACAGGCAAACCATCATGGATGGATTTTTCAAATACATCCCGCCAACAGAATCTGTGACACTCCATGATGGAAAATACATCATTTGTGAACAAG ATTGTGTTCTGCCAACAGCTCTACCTCAAAGGATATGCTCCTGTGACACCGCTGATGCAGCAGTCTCTGTTGGTAGATCCATCATACTGGTTTGCATAAATG GCCGTTATGATCTTCACGTTCCGGTGCTAACATGCAAACATTGCAACCAGAAATGGGCTCCAGAAGTCAGTGACTTTGTAAAGAGTGGTTACTGGCCCGCTACCATGCAGGCACAGACACTGTTCCACCAAGATCTCTTCCATTCCTTTGAGGCTATGAAGACAGCAGCTCCAGGAATGTCCAGACAAACCTTTACAGCAATGTTGGACCAGAGAACAAAGCAATATGGAAGA ACTGGCAAAGTGAATGCAGATGCATTTCAGAGAAGTTTTCTGCAATTTGTGTACTGCAACTATGAAGAGAACCAACTTCTTGGAAAGGAGCCATTGGCCTGTCCAGCCTGTAGCCCTGAAATggtgggtgtttctgtggatGGCAACAGAAAGTTGTACAGGTTCCAGAAAACAAACCA GAGTGAAGAGCCAGGGTTCTTCGATGGAGTGTTTTTAGCCCGAGACTCTGAGGTGTCCAGTTTTGTTGAGGAGGTCCGGGGAACTGTCATGAGT ACCGCAGGAAAAGCGATGTGTGGTGACTCCAAATAG
- the gemin6 gene encoding gem-associated protein 6, producing MSTKWRQLKPLEWGAYVNKEVKVTAHEKQQHQGWVFTVDPVSASIVLVNMLEKGTAVVKVVMGHAVEEVEVLQEGNEAISERMRAVFTPHGAQTLCVDELKRRKDSLRVWLEKNRIPVEEEGETLKVANVLTVSPPYGVENCSSPNEIILARVQSLVESNPGGEQPANV from the exons ATGTCAACTAAGTGGCGTCAACTGAAGCCCCTTGAATGGGGTGCATATGTCAACAAAGAAGTTAAAGTAACCGCGCACGAAAAGCAACAACATCAAGGTTGGGTGTTCACTGTGGACCCAGTCTCTGCAAG TATCGTCTTGGTAAACATGCTTGAAAAAGGAACAGCTGTGGTTAAGGTGGTAATGGGTCATGCTGTAGAAGAAGTGGAGGTTTTACAGGAAGGGAACGAGGCCATCTCGGAGCGCATGAGAGCCGTCTTCACACCACACGGTGCACAGACTCTATGCGTGGACGAACTGAAGCGTAGGAAGGACAGCCTTCGTGTTTGGCTGGAGAAGAATCGCATCCCCGtcgaggaagaaggagagacacTGAAGGTAGCTAACGTGTTAACCGTTAGCCCTCCCTATGGAGTAGAGAACTGCAGCAGCCCAAATGAGATCATTCTGGCCCGAGTGCAAAGTCTTGTGGAGAGCAACCCTGGTGGCGAGCAACCTGCGAATGTCTGA